Proteins encoded within one genomic window of Helicobacter sp. 'house sparrow 1':
- a CDS encoding RDD family protein — MKEVLQKTLLIPRLKAFIIDIFMIYVPILYFVTYFILGSAEAFRNNPYAIFLCSLLYGLVSSFLFYLKEQTPGFRYASIKLVNLDGKPIGFLKALVRFFVWLISMALVIGFFFPFFSKTKECLHDYICKTTVKVKDLDLKS, encoded by the coding sequence TTGAAGGAAGTTTTACAAAAAACCTTACTAATCCCAAGACTTAAGGCTTTTATTATTGATATTTTTATGATTTATGTCCCAATTTTGTACTTTGTAACCTATTTTATCTTAGGGAGTGCTGAAGCCTTCAGGAATAATCCTTATGCTATTTTTCTTTGCTCTCTATTATATGGATTAGTTAGCTCATTTCTCTTTTATCTCAAAGAGCAAACTCCTGGTTTTAGGTATGCATCAATTAAGTTGGTAAATCTTGATGGTAAGCCCATTGGATTTTTAAAAGCTCTTGTGAGGTTTTTTGTTTGGTTAATTTCCATGGCACTTGTTATAGGATTTTTTTTTCCTTTTTTTAGTAAAACTAAGGAATGTTTGCATGATTATATCTGCAAAACAACAGTTAAGGTCAAAGATCTTGATCTTAAATCTTAA
- the pyrE gene encoding orotate phosphoribosyltransferase — MNKLDIVEYYKKANALLKGHFLLSSGNHSDTYLQSARVLEDPKNAEVLAQALAYQIKEYGIEVDCVCAPALGGILAGYELARALGVRFIFTERVNGKMALRRGFEVKKEEKILICEDIITTGGSALESAHCVQEKGAIIVAYAGLANRGFCKRVGGNATKKPECKLPDNTPLFALEDFVFNMYEPNDCPLCKEGSQAIKPGSRGN; from the coding sequence ATGAATAAGCTTGATATTGTTGAATATTATAAGAAAGCTAATGCACTATTAAAGGGCCATTTTTTATTAAGTAGTGGAAATCATTCTGACACCTACTTACAATCTGCAAGAGTCCTAGAAGATCCAAAGAATGCAGAAGTGCTTGCCCAAGCTCTTGCATATCAAATTAAAGAATATGGAATTGAGGTAGATTGTGTGTGTGCTCCTGCATTAGGAGGTATTTTAGCTGGATATGAGCTTGCTAGAGCACTTGGAGTTAGATTTATCTTTACAGAACGCGTAAATGGGAAAATGGCTTTAAGAAGGGGATTTGAAGTCAAAAAAGAAGAAAAAATTCTCATTTGTGAGGATATTATTACCACTGGTGGCTCTGCTTTGGAATCTGCACATTGTGTTCAAGAGAAAGGCGCTATCATTGTAGCTTATGCAGGATTGGCAAATCGTGGTTTTTGTAAAAGAGTAGGTGGAAATGCCACAAAAAAACCTGAGTGTAAATTACCTGATAACACTCCACTATTTGCATTAGAAGATTTTGTTTTTAATATGTATGAGCCTAATGATTGTCCTTTATGTAAAGAAGGCTCTCAAGCTATTAAGCCAGGCAGTAGAGGAAATTAA
- the frr gene encoding ribosome recycling factor: MLQEIFTHAKSHMEKSVESLKRDFSTLRSGKVSVSILDNIKVDYYSSPTPLNQVGSVIAQDATTIIITPWEKNLLKEIERAIQEANIGVNPNSDGEAIKLFFPPMTQEQRKEIAKDAKGMGEKAKIAIRNIRQECNNQIKKLEKDKTITEDESKKAQENIQSYTDEFVKKIEDLTKNKEEEVMKV, encoded by the coding sequence ATGCTACAAGAAATTTTTACACACGCAAAAAGCCATATGGAAAAGAGTGTTGAATCATTAAAAAGAGATTTTTCTACCTTAAGAAGTGGAAAGGTTTCTGTGAGTATTTTAGATAATATTAAGGTTGATTATTACTCAAGTCCAACACCTCTTAATCAAGTAGGATCTGTGATTGCACAAGATGCTACAACAATCATTATCACTCCTTGGGAAAAAAATCTCTTAAAAGAAATCGAAAGGGCGATACAAGAGGCTAATATCGGGGTAAATCCTAACTCTGATGGAGAAGCAATCAAGCTTTTCTTTCCTCCTATGACCCAGGAACAACGCAAAGAAATTGCAAAAGATGCAAAGGGGATGGGAGAGAAGGCAAAAATAGCCATTAGAAATATCAGACAAGAGTGCAATAATCAAATTAAAAAACTTGAAAAAGATAAAACCATTACAGAAGATGAAAGCAAAAAGGCACAAGAAAATATTCAAAGCTATACAGATGAGTTTGTAAAAAAAATAGAAGACTTGACAAAAAACAAAGAAGAAGAAGTAATGAAGGTTTAA
- the secG gene encoding preprotein translocase subunit SecG has product MISILFVSQIILSLLVVIVVLMQKSSSIGLGAYSSSNESVFGAKGPASFMSKLTFTLGALFLANTIALGYFYNKDFKKSLIETNKETIVPQSPLENKLQTPSAPIAPLLQNKE; this is encoded by the coding sequence ATGATAAGTATCCTTTTTGTCTCTCAAATTATACTTTCTCTTCTTGTTGTGATTGTTGTTTTAATGCAAAAAAGCTCAAGTATTGGCTTAGGGGCTTATAGCAGTAGCAACGAATCTGTATTTGGCGCAAAAGGTCCTGCAAGTTTTATGTCAAAGCTTACCTTTACTCTAGGGGCCTTATTTTTAGCAAATACAATTGCTTTGGGATATTTTTACAACAAGGATTTCAAAAAAAGTTTAATTGAGACCAACAAAGAAACAATTGTGCCACAAAGTCCATTAGAAAATAAATTACAAACACCAAGTGCACCTATTGCACCTTTATTACAAAATAAGGAGTAA
- the trpS gene encoding tryptophan--tRNA ligase codes for MIKKVFSGIQPTGQIHLGNYLGAVKNWVDSQDSYENIFCIVNSHAITIHQDPEILRKKTLELATVLLACGIDPKKSHLFIQSEVDEHGALAWILDCNISVGEMSRMTQFKDKSKKNPKNINVGLFNYPALMAADILLYQTDLVPVGEDQKQHLELARNVAQKFNRDFGECFKIPEPLISKLGARVMGLDDPTVKMSKSAKGANHAIFLLDSADDIRRKIKKATTDSLGLITFDDERAGVYNLLSIYEAFSGKTRAEIENHFLGKGYGVFKAELADLIIEKLTPIQQKYQELSQDEQYIQTILKEGSARAKEIASETYQKAKKLIGLI; via the coding sequence TTGATAAAAAAAGTTTTTTCAGGCATTCAACCTACGGGGCAAATTCATTTGGGGAATTATCTAGGAGCTGTTAAAAATTGGGTAGATTCTCAAGATAGTTATGAAAATATTTTTTGCATTGTCAATTCTCATGCTATTACAATCCATCAAGATCCAGAAATTCTAAGAAAAAAAACCTTAGAGCTTGCTACAGTACTACTTGCTTGTGGTATTGATCCTAAAAAGTCACATCTCTTCATTCAAAGCGAAGTAGATGAACACGGTGCGCTTGCTTGGATATTAGATTGTAATATATCAGTGGGAGAGATGAGCCGTATGACACAGTTTAAGGATAAATCTAAAAAAAATCCAAAGAATATTAATGTTGGATTATTTAATTATCCTGCACTAATGGCAGCAGATATTTTGCTTTATCAAACAGATTTGGTTCCTGTGGGAGAGGATCAAAAACAACATCTTGAATTAGCAAGGAATGTGGCACAAAAATTTAATCGTGATTTTGGAGAATGTTTTAAGATTCCAGAACCTCTTATTTCAAAACTAGGTGCAAGAGTAATGGGGCTAGATGATCCTACTGTAAAAATGAGTAAATCAGCAAAAGGTGCAAATCACGCAATATTTTTACTTGATAGTGCAGATGATATTAGAAGGAAAATTAAAAAAGCCACAACAGATTCTTTAGGATTAATTACTTTTGATGATGAGCGAGCTGGGGTTTATAATCTATTAAGTATTTATGAGGCCTTTAGTGGAAAGACAAGGGCAGAAATAGAAAACCACTTTCTAGGAAAAGGGTATGGTGTTTTTAAGGCAGAACTTGCAGATCTTATAATTGAAAAATTAACCCCAATTCAGCAAAAATATCAGGAATTGTCTCAGGATGAGCAATATATTCAGACAATTTTAAAGGAGGGTAGTGCTAGAGCAAAGGAAATAGCCTCAGAAACTTACCAAAAAGCCAAAAAACTCATAGGATTGATTTAA
- a CDS encoding 1-acylglycerol-3-phosphate O-acyltransferase encodes MTRIKGIYATFLIAVGLAVIMFFIFLTRKKNNAFYARRACKIWFPLNGFKLEKVGEFDKEATLIVMNHQSLTDILCLEAYHPKNICWVAKKQLGDIPFYGYALRGPEMILLDREDKRGLAFLLKMAKEKIDQKRPLVIFPEGTRSNGLEDFLPFKAGAKILAEKFNLKIQPIVLVNTRKLYHTSPFESKTNRARMIIMDSFTPDLKNENWYEDLTQSMHQTYLKHYQELNS; translated from the coding sequence ATGACAAGAATTAAAGGAATTTATGCAACTTTTCTCATTGCTGTGGGGCTAGCTGTAATAATGTTTTTTATTTTTTTAACCAGAAAAAAAAATAATGCTTTTTATGCCAGAAGGGCTTGTAAAATTTGGTTTCCTCTCAATGGTTTTAAACTTGAAAAAGTAGGAGAATTTGATAAAGAAGCAACACTAATTGTTATGAATCATCAAAGTCTTACAGACATCTTATGCCTTGAAGCATACCATCCTAAAAATATCTGTTGGGTAGCAAAAAAACAACTTGGTGATATTCCTTTTTATGGCTATGCACTAAGAGGTCCTGAAATGATTTTGCTTGATAGAGAAGATAAGAGAGGATTGGCTTTTTTACTAAAAATGGCAAAAGAAAAGATTGATCAAAAAAGACCTTTGGTTATATTTCCAGAAGGAACTAGAAGCAATGGATTAGAGGATTTTCTACCTTTTAAGGCTGGAGCAAAAATTCTTGCTGAAAAATTTAATCTAAAGATTCAACCCATTGTTTTAGTTAATACAAGAAAACTCTATCACACTTCTCCCTTTGAGAGCAAAACAAATAGGGCAAGAATGATTATAATGGATTCTTTTACTCCAGATCTAAAAAATGAAAACTGGTATGAAGATTTAACCCAATCAATGCACCAAACTTATCTCAAACACTATCAAGAATTAAATTCCTAA
- a CDS encoding SH3 domain-containing protein, translated as MVFIKKIFLSLLILSFAFTQEHDFEEKTLELPFSPSKIIYIKNITPKEILDSTLYIGQKIEATYSLLLLSDAKLFDISYEAPIKSDGVELINQDEISWKLQSDGTYQAKYIYKIISKNAKLPQIKATAISKNEKYQDIAISPKVSLEIYNLKSNPKYSGVVGDSLKILRSKTKRYDEANNILVLEIQSDNANLEDFSLPYTDIVKQEFQSIEKDKGIFYCIFPKKYSNFSFDFFSLIKNQFETLSIPIVVSQDSTAGQDDLKPKNIFLLYSTLFLIVAILICIVVYIFFWRKKMVLLMTLCLFVYLLWHIFYRNDIILQKDQIIKILPTHNSTTLFIVSKPMVVEIIGNHQDFYKIITPDGRIGWIERDKKNDKN; from the coding sequence ATGGTTTTTATTAAAAAAATCTTTTTATCCCTTTTAATTCTATCTTTTGCTTTTACACAAGAACATGATTTTGAGGAAAAAACACTAGAACTCCCTTTTTCTCCCTCTAAAATTATTTACATTAAAAATATAACTCCAAAGGAAATTTTAGATTCAACACTATATATTGGTCAAAAAATTGAAGCCACTTATAGTCTATTGCTTCTTTCTGATGCTAAACTTTTTGATATTAGCTATGAGGCACCCATAAAATCTGATGGTGTGGAACTTATAAATCAAGATGAGATTTCTTGGAAACTACAAAGTGATGGAACTTACCAAGCAAAATATATCTATAAAATCATTTCAAAAAATGCAAAATTACCTCAAATTAAAGCAACTGCTATATCCAAAAATGAAAAATATCAAGATATTGCTATTTCGCCTAAAGTGTCTCTTGAAATCTACAACCTTAAATCCAACCCAAAATATTCTGGGGTTGTAGGAGATAGTTTAAAAATACTGCGTTCAAAAACAAAACGCTATGATGAGGCTAATAATATTTTAGTATTAGAAATACAAAGTGATAATGCCAACTTAGAAGATTTTTCTCTACCATATACAGATATCGTTAAACAAGAGTTCCAATCCATAGAAAAAGATAAGGGGATTTTTTATTGTATTTTTCCCAAAAAATACTCTAACTTTAGTTTTGACTTTTTTTCTTTAATAAAAAATCAATTTGAAACTCTATCTATTCCAATTGTAGTCTCTCAAGATAGCACTGCAGGACAAGATGATTTAAAACCTAAGAATATATTTTTGCTTTATTCTACTTTGTTTTTAATAGTAGCTATTCTTATTTGCATTGTAGTTTATATTTTCTTTTGGCGTAAAAAAATGGTTTTATTAATGACTCTATGCTTGTTTGTTTATCTCTTATGGCATATTTTTTATCGTAACGATATCATTTTACAAAAAGATCAAATTATTAAAATATTGCCCACTCATAACTCAACAACCCTCTTTATTGTGAGCAAACCTATGGTTGTTGAAATCATTGGGAATCACCAAGATTTTTATAAAATCATAACTCCTGATGGACGAATTGGTTGGATTGAAAGGGATAAGAAAAATGACAAGAATTAA
- the purQ gene encoding phosphoribosylformylglycinamidine synthase subunit PurQ — translation MIAILQFLGTNCERDMQYAYAEKLNQEVAIIWHKEKSLPTHTKLVVIPGGFSYGDYLRSGAIARFSPIMKAVIEYAHNGGLVLGICNGFQILTESGLLPGALKRNSNLSFISKNQELIIKNTDNKFLQSYQVNQEIILPIAHADGSYFADQETLASLEENHQILLTYKNNPNGSLMDIAGICNKDKNIFGLMPHPERAIEPILGNDIGIHMLKSLCG, via the coding sequence ATGATTGCAATACTTCAATTTTTAGGGACAAATTGTGAGAGGGATATGCAGTATGCATATGCAGAAAAACTAAACCAAGAAGTTGCAATCATATGGCACAAGGAAAAATCACTCCCAACACATACAAAACTTGTTGTTATTCCAGGTGGTTTTAGTTATGGAGACTATCTTAGAAGTGGAGCAATTGCTAGATTCTCTCCAATTATGAAGGCGGTGATAGAATATGCACACAATGGAGGATTAGTACTAGGTATTTGCAATGGTTTTCAAATTCTTACAGAATCTGGTCTATTGCCAGGTGCTTTGAAGAGAAATTCTAACTTATCCTTTATTTCCAAAAATCAAGAATTAATCATCAAAAACACGGATAATAAGTTTTTACAAAGCTATCAAGTTAATCAAGAAATCATTCTTCCAATTGCACATGCTGATGGAAGCTATTTTGCAGATCAAGAAACTTTAGCTTCCCTTGAAGAGAATCATCAAATTTTACTCACCTACAAAAATAATCCAAATGGTTCATTGATGGATATTGCAGGCATTTGCAATAAGGATAAAAATATTTTTGGATTAATGCCTCATCCTGAAAGGGCAATTGAACCTATACTTGGCAATGATATAGGGATACATATGCTAAAATCACTTTGTGGTTAG
- the purS gene encoding phosphoribosylformylglycinamidine synthase subunit PurS, with protein MKAHIFVQLKNGVLDPQAKAVSNALASLGFEGIGSVTMSKKITIELDYNDKQKAMQECQRMAQELLANLVIEDFNIQLED; from the coding sequence TTGAAGGCTCATATTTTTGTCCAACTAAAAAATGGTGTGTTAGATCCCCAAGCAAAGGCTGTAAGCAACGCTTTAGCTAGTCTTGGATTTGAAGGAATTGGTTCTGTTACAATGAGTAAAAAAATTACAATTGAACTTGATTATAATGACAAGCAAAAAGCTATGCAAGAATGTCAAAGAATGGCTCAAGAATTATTGGCTAATCTTGTAATTGAAGATTTTAATATCCAATTAGAAGACTAA
- the purC gene encoding phosphoribosylaminoimidazolesuccinocarboxamide synthase, translating to MQKQEMIYEGKGKRIFATDDKNLIIAEFKDDLTAFNAEKKGNQEGKGSLNCEISSILFELLEKNGILTHFKKTLDSNHILCEKVEILPIEVVVRNVATGSLTKRLGIKDGLELPFALVEFYFKDDSLGDPIINDEHCKILGITQKQEDLDFLKSQARKINTILKDFFIQIDLKLIDFKLEFGINGDGNIILADEISPDSCRFWDKHTNQKLDKDVFRQDLGNVKVAYEEVLKRILRSKN from the coding sequence ATGCAAAAACAAGAAATGATTTATGAGGGAAAGGGAAAGAGAATTTTTGCCACAGATGATAAGAATCTTATCATTGCAGAATTCAAAGATGACCTAACTGCATTCAATGCAGAAAAAAAGGGAAATCAAGAAGGCAAGGGGTCATTAAATTGTGAAATATCTAGTATTCTTTTTGAACTCCTTGAAAAAAATGGCATTCTTACACATTTTAAAAAGACTTTAGATTCCAATCATATACTTTGTGAAAAAGTAGAGATATTACCCATTGAGGTTGTTGTTAGAAATGTCGCCACAGGTTCTCTTACAAAAAGATTGGGTATTAAAGATGGTTTGGAATTACCCTTTGCCTTAGTAGAGTTTTATTTTAAAGATGATTCCTTAGGAGACCCTATTATCAATGATGAACATTGTAAGATTCTTGGCATCACTCAAAAACAAGAAGATTTGGATTTCTTAAAATCTCAAGCAAGAAAAATTAACACTATTTTAAAAGACTTTTTTATTCAAATTGATCTTAAATTGATTGATTTTAAACTTGAGTTTGGCATCAATGGTGATGGAAACATTATACTTGCTGATGAAATTAGTCCTGATAGTTGCAGATTCTGGGATAAACACACTAATCAAAAACTTGATAAAGATGTTTTTAGACAAGATCTTGGAAATGTAAAAGTTGCATATGAAGAGGTATTAAAACGCATACTAAGGAGTAAGAATTGA
- a CDS encoding S41 family peptidase, producing MKKIFLAGFATSSLVLMFLLGNLYAQSEVSQKKTVSQKDRIEAYDKLTKIINIVESHYVDDIDVKEIIDKAVAGLLTNLDAHSDYLTEKKFKDLQAQTEGEFGGLGITIGMKDGALTIIAPLDDTPAQKAGLKSGDIILKINNESTLNMNIDDAVSKMKGKPKTSVKLTIYRKNAPKPLDFTITRDIIQVKSVYAKKIENEKFLYVRVNSFDKNVTNSVKNALDKAGKIEGLILDLRNNPGGLLNQAIGLSELFIKDGVIVSQKGKVKSENIEYKANGKAPYEKLPIVVLINGGTASASEIVSGALQDYKRAIIVGESSFGKGSVQVVLPLDPTSAIKLTTSKYYLPSGRTIQAVGVTPDIVVHPGAVPQSDGGFEIKEADLKNHLQNELNKLDEDAQENKNTKKQTKEEQKKNLITLTDVNNDIQLKTAIDLLKSWNIINPLEKKEIKKEDKK from the coding sequence ATGAAAAAGATTTTTCTCGCTGGTTTTGCAACCTCTAGTTTAGTTTTGATGTTTTTACTTGGCAATTTGTATGCACAGAGCGAAGTTTCTCAAAAAAAGACAGTTTCTCAAAAAGATAGAATTGAGGCTTATGACAAGCTTACAAAAATTATCAATATCGTTGAGAGTCATTATGTTGATGATATTGATGTGAAAGAAATTATTGATAAAGCAGTTGCTGGTCTTTTAACCAATCTTGATGCACACTCAGATTATCTCACCGAAAAAAAATTTAAAGATTTACAGGCTCAAACCGAAGGTGAATTTGGAGGTCTTGGAATTACAATTGGTATGAAGGATGGAGCTTTGACGATTATCGCACCTCTTGATGATACTCCTGCACAAAAAGCAGGACTAAAAAGTGGTGATATCATTTTAAAAATTAATAATGAAAGCACTCTTAATATGAATATTGATGATGCTGTAAGCAAGATGAAAGGAAAACCTAAAACATCTGTAAAGCTTACTATCTATAGAAAAAATGCCCCAAAACCTCTAGATTTTACAATCACTAGAGATATTATTCAAGTAAAATCTGTTTATGCTAAAAAAATTGAAAATGAAAAGTTTTTATATGTTCGTGTAAATTCTTTTGATAAAAATGTAACTAATTCTGTAAAAAATGCTTTGGATAAAGCAGGAAAAATTGAAGGTTTAATCCTAGATCTTCGCAATAATCCTGGAGGTCTGCTTAATCAAGCCATTGGTCTTTCAGAGCTCTTTATTAAAGATGGGGTAATTGTTTCACAAAAAGGAAAGGTAAAGAGCGAAAATATTGAGTATAAAGCTAATGGAAAAGCTCCTTATGAAAAACTTCCTATTGTTGTGCTTATTAATGGTGGAACTGCAAGTGCAAGTGAAATTGTATCTGGAGCATTGCAGGATTATAAAAGAGCCATAATTGTAGGAGAAAGCTCTTTTGGAAAGGGAAGTGTTCAGGTTGTACTGCCTCTTGATCCTACTTCTGCAATCAAGCTTACCACATCAAAATATTATCTTCCAAGTGGAAGAACCATCCAAGCAGTAGGTGTTACCCCAGATATAGTTGTGCATCCTGGTGCTGTTCCTCAAAGTGATGGAGGATTTGAGATTAAAGAAGCGGATTTAAAAAACCATTTACAAAATGAGTTAAATAAACTAGATGAGGATGCTCAAGAAAATAAAAATACAAAAAAGCAAACAAAAGAAGAACAAAAGAAAAATCTCATCACCCTAACTGATGTCAATAATGATATTCAATTAAAAACCGCTATTGATTTGCTAAAGAGTTGGAATATTATCAATCCTCTAGAGAAAAAAGAAATTAAAAAGGAAGATAAAAAATAA
- a CDS encoding ATP-dependent Clp protease ATP-binding subunit: MNIFEKMTNQLKETLDSALALALHQKNQEVDFSHMIWALLNNTQSSFFQVLSKMQLDTASLELEARSSVEKLPRVSNIVKENMSLSKRLQQALVNAEGLAVKNGDKFIALDTFILANLDELKEIFNTSIDFLELKKNFELLRGGRKIQDASGDDALDSLQKFGVDLTQKAAQNLLDPVIGRDEEITRVMQILIRKTKNNPILLGEPGVGKTAIVEGLAQQIAKKEVPLSLQNKKVIALDMSALVAGAKYRGEFEERLKNIIDEVKKAGNIILFIDEIHTIVGAGASEGSMDAANILKPALARGELHTIGATTLKEYRKYFEKDAALTRRFQPVNLNEPSVPEALQILRGLKEKLETHHNVSITDSALVSAVKLSHRYITDRFLPDKAIDLIDEGAAELKMQIESEPSVLRIIKRNIQRLEVEKQALHMEDNPANQARLEEIQKELEDAIERKNTLQMQFDNEKIVFKEIAENKNEIESLKRESELAKRDGNYTKAAEIDYSKIPEKQKKQEELLNRWEMMQSQGTLLKNALTQESIAEIVSRWTQIPVKKMLQEEKEKILNIQQELKKSVVGQDEALNAIARAIKRNKAGLSESSRPIGSFLFLGPTGVGKTQSAKTLAQFLFDSQKNLIRIDMSEYMEKHAASRLVGAPPGYVGYEEGGQLTEAVRRKPYSVVLFDEIEKAHPDVFNILLQVLDDGRLTDNKGVVVDFRNTIIILTSNIGSDKILEIKDKAEREKAIQESLKMYFKPEFLNRLDDIVIFNPLNLEGIVEIVDIMFEEIKKKVLERGIQIELTQSAKEFIAQAGFDPIYGARPLKRALYEEVEDRLAELILEDKITEGDNILFDCKDGAIIAQVQKR; the protein is encoded by the coding sequence ATGAATATTTTTGAAAAAATGACAAACCAACTCAAAGAGACATTAGATTCTGCGTTAGCTCTTGCTTTGCATCAAAAAAATCAAGAAGTGGATTTTTCACATATGATTTGGGCATTATTAAATAATACCCAATCTTCATTTTTCCAAGTTTTAAGCAAAATGCAACTAGATACAGCAAGTTTGGAGCTTGAAGCAAGAAGTAGTGTGGAAAAACTTCCAAGAGTCTCTAATATTGTTAAAGAGAATATGTCTCTTTCAAAGAGATTGCAACAAGCACTTGTAAATGCTGAAGGTTTGGCAGTAAAAAATGGTGATAAGTTTATTGCGCTAGATACCTTTATTCTTGCAAATTTAGATGAATTAAAAGAGATCTTTAATACTTCAATTGATTTTTTGGAATTAAAAAAGAATTTTGAGCTTTTAAGAGGAGGAAGAAAGATACAAGATGCTAGTGGAGATGATGCACTAGATTCTTTGCAAAAGTTTGGTGTTGATCTTACACAAAAAGCAGCCCAAAATCTTTTAGATCCTGTAATTGGGAGAGATGAAGAAATTACTAGGGTGATGCAGATTCTCATTAGAAAAACTAAGAATAATCCTATTTTATTGGGCGAACCTGGTGTTGGTAAAACAGCAATTGTTGAGGGTTTGGCACAGCAAATTGCAAAAAAAGAAGTTCCTTTATCTTTGCAAAATAAAAAGGTGATTGCATTGGATATGAGTGCTTTGGTGGCTGGTGCAAAGTATCGTGGGGAGTTTGAAGAAAGATTAAAAAATATTATTGATGAGGTAAAAAAGGCAGGAAATATTATTTTATTTATTGATGAAATACATACAATTGTTGGTGCAGGGGCAAGTGAGGGGAGTATGGATGCTGCAAATATTCTCAAACCAGCTCTTGCTAGGGGAGAACTACATACTATTGGAGCAACAACTTTAAAAGAATATAGAAAGTATTTTGAAAAAGATGCTGCTCTTACAAGAAGATTTCAACCTGTAAATTTAAATGAACCCAGTGTTCCAGAGGCATTACAAATTTTAAGAGGGTTAAAAGAGAAATTAGAAACTCATCATAATGTAAGTATTACTGATTCTGCATTAGTTAGTGCTGTAAAGCTTTCGCATCGGTACATTACAGATCGATTCTTGCCTGATAAGGCAATTGATTTAATTGATGAGGGTGCGGCAGAATTGAAGATGCAAATAGAATCAGAACCTAGTGTTTTAAGAATTATTAAAAGAAATATTCAAAGACTTGAAGTTGAAAAGCAAGCCCTTCATATGGAAGATAATCCCGCAAACCAAGCAAGACTAGAAGAGATACAAAAAGAATTAGAAGATGCCATTGAGAGAAAAAACACTTTGCAGATGCAATTTGATAATGAGAAGATTGTATTTAAGGAAATTGCAGAAAATAAAAATGAAATAGAATCTTTAAAAAGAGAATCAGAGCTTGCTAAGCGCGATGGAAATTATACTAAAGCAGCAGAGATTGACTATAGCAAGATTCCTGAAAAGCAGAAGAAACAAGAAGAATTGCTAAATAGATGGGAGATGATGCAGTCTCAAGGGACTTTGTTAAAAAATGCCCTTACGCAAGAGAGCATTGCAGAGATTGTGTCAAGATGGACCCAAATTCCTGTTAAAAAAATGCTTCAAGAAGAAAAAGAGAAGATTTTAAATATCCAACAAGAATTAAAAAAGAGTGTTGTAGGACAAGATGAGGCACTTAATGCAATTGCAAGAGCAATCAAAAGAAACAAAGCAGGACTTAGTGAGAGTTCAAGGCCTATAGGGAGTTTTTTATTTCTAGGGCCAACAGGGGTTGGAAAAACTCAAAGTGCAAAAACATTGGCGCAATTTTTATTTGATAGTCAAAAGAATCTAATCCGCATTGATATGAGTGAATATATGGAAAAGCATGCTGCTAGCAGGCTTGTTGGTGCTCCCCCTGGATATGTTGGATATGAAGAGGGAGGACAACTCACAGAGGCGGTGAGACGCAAGCCTTATAGCGTAGTATTGTTTGATGAAATTGAAAAAGCACATCCTGATGTTTTTAATATCTTATTGCAGGTTTTAGATGATGGAAGATTGACAGATAATAAGGGGGTAGTAGTTGATTTTAGAAATACAATTATTATTCTTACAAGCAATATTGGAAGTGACAAGATTTTAGAAATTAAGGATAAGGCAGAAAGAGAAAAGGCAATCCAAGAAAGTCTTAAGATGTATTTTAAGCCAGAATTCTTAAATCGGTTGGATGATATTGTAATCTTTAATCCTTTAAATCTAGAGGGAATTGTGGAGATTGTAGATATTATGTTTGAAGAGATTAAAAAGAAAGTGTTAGAAAGGGGAATACAAATAGAGCTTACACAAAGTGCAAAAGAGTTTATTGCTCAAGCTGGTTTTGATCCTATCTATGGAGCAAGACCTCTTAAGAGAGCATTGTATGAAGAAGTTGAAGATAGACTTGCAGAGCTTATATTAGAAGATAAAATAACAGAGGGGGATAATATTTTATTTGATTGCAAGGATGGTGCTATAATAGCACAAGTTCAAAAAAGATAG